The genomic DNA CCGCGCTCGATGCGACCTACTTCGACACGATCGAAGATGGCACGGTCTGGAATGGTGGGGATTTCAAAGCGTTTTATCGCACGTTGGAACGGGTGGCTGCGAACGATTCGTTCTCGGACGATCCGGTCTACATCGGCGTCGTCCCGTTGATCGAGCAATCGGTGATCTATCGCGGGCGACATGTACGGATGTATGGTCGCGCCGTTCAGGCCACGCGGATCGATGCCAAATCGAACTCGTTTGGAATCGATCACTACTGGATGGTTTGGTTGCGACCGATCGATGGATCGGAGCGACCGGTCGTCGTCTACAGTCCGGAGGTTTCCGAACAGGTCGCTGCGCTTCCGGAAACGGGAGTCGACGACAGTGGGCCGATGGTCGATATCGACGGTCTGTTCCTGAAACGCTACTTGTACCGGTCGGCTGGTGGGTACGATCAAGCGCCGTTGTTGGTCGCCCGAATTCAACCGGTTCCGCAGGCCACCTCGTCGCGCTCCGTCGCGCCGCCGCGATCGGCGATCGCAATGGCTGTTGCCGCCGCGGCGCTGATCGCCATCGCCGTCACGGGGCTCTGGTACTGGAGTGTTCGCCGCAACGAACGGCACTCGCGGCAGCTGCGTCAAAAGCGAACCCAACCCGATCTGAAGCTGTTCGACAAACTGGAGTGATGTGAACGAAATGAAAACCCGCACTGTCGCGTTAACCTTGCTGATGGTCTTAAGCTTCGTCGGGGCCGATCCAGGTCTTGCCCAATCGAACGACCCCGCGATCGATTCGACCATTCCAGGAGTTACCGAAGCGGACCTGCAAGCGGTGCGACAGTGGTGGATAGCACAATCCGAGACCAGTGCTGTGCCGACCGAAGCGGCCCGCGTGATGTGGCGGATTGGTCGGATCGGCGATCGCCAACTTTCCGAGCTGTTGGAAAAGCCCTCGTCCCCTGCCCCGAATCTGCCCCATGCGGTGGCCGTTCAAGGTGAAGCCGTTGCGGTGCAGAAGATACCGATCCCCCCGCGGCTCGCCGAATCGTTGGACTTTGACACGATGTGGCTTGTCAACGTTGTGGTCGAGGACGAGGAAATGGGGCTGCTGTGTCAGCAGATTCCGTCGCAATGGAAGACCGCTAAAACGTTGCGTCAACCGATGGGGGCACGCGGATTTCTGATCGCCAGTCCCTCTCAGGCAGCTCCGGGGCTTTTGGTCTGCGGCCACGTGCAATGGTTTCCGACCGAGTCGGATCCCGACATGTCGATGCCCGCTGGCTGGTTGATGCTCAGTCAAGCCGGGTTTAATGTCGGGCAGATGGGGTTGATCCAACAGCGGAACCGATCGGCGCTCTCGGCAGCGGAATCGACGGCGTTTTACGACTTTCTAAAAGCTGCCGCCGCGGTGCCCGACGACGCTACGCATGTTCCCGAATCGATTCGGCCGCAGGTCTTGTTAAGCACAGCGGAATCGCAAAAGCTGATCGGCCAGTTCATTCGTGTCCGTTTGGAAACGGCGCGGATCCAACAGATCGTCGCCCCGTCGCTGATGTCACAGATCGGGCAAGATCATTATTGGGAGATCGATGCGTTTGGCGACCTGGATAACGCCGAAGTACGAATCCAGCCCAAAGAGGGCGGCGATCCGATCACGTTCGGCAATCGCTATCCGGTCACCTTGGCGATGCTCGAGTTGCCGCCGTTCTTGAACGAACTGGTCAGCCAGGATGGCCGCGTGACCAAGGCGATGCTGATGCATAAGGCAATGATCGACGTCGACGGTTTCTTCTATCGGTTATGGACCTACGAAACCGATTTCGTCAGCAGCAAGGGGGGCGATCGGCAGATCGGACCCTTGATCGCTGCCACTGCTATCAAAATGAAGCCGCCCGGGTCGGCCAAGGCAAGCCTCGCCCGAATCGGTTGGCTGATCGCGATTCTGTTTTTGGGTGGCCTGCTTGCCACGATTGCCTATTTGACCAAGGCGGCGCGTGCGGACCGCCAGAGTCGGGCAAAACGGAATCGTTCGCTTCCCGATGTCATTCCCAGCTTGGACGACAGCAAGCCTTCTGCGCCGACGGGTTGAGATCGTAGTTCAAGGGGTTCGTCCTCCCGCTGGCTGTTCTAAGGTAATGTGTGGGGAACGCTTTTCGTGGTGCTGTGCCAAAGCTTGCCCCGACGCGTTATAATCGTCGGGCAACGGTCAAACGGCCCTTGGGGCCACTGAAAATGAATCCTCTCACCCCTCCAGAAAGTCAGACATGAAAAGAGCTAAAATTACGATCATCGGAGCCGGAAATGTCGGCGCCACCTGTGCTCATTGGTGTGCCGCGGCAGAACTGGGCGATATCGTTTTGCTCGATATTCCCGCCACCGAAGACATGCCCAAGGGGAAGGCCTTGGACCTGATGCAAGCTTCGCCGATCATGGGATTCGATAGCAATATCGTCGGTACCACCAGCTACGAAGATTCGCGTGACAGCGACGTGATCGTTGTCACCGCCGGAATCCCACGCAAGCCGGGAATGAGCCGCGACGACCTGCTGGCGACCAACGCGAAGATCGTTTCCAGCGTTGGAGAACAGATCAAGGCGACAAGCCCCAATGCCGTTGTGATCGTGGTCAGCAATCCTTTGGATGCGATGGTCCAACAGATGTTGAAGGTCACCGGGTTCGCACCGAACAAGGTGGTTGGCCAGGCGGGCGTCTTGGATACCGCACGCTATCGCGCGTTTCTGGCGATGGAATTGGGTGTCAGCGTCGAAGACATCAGCGCCATGTTGATGGGTGGCCACGGCGACACGATGGTGCCAATCCCCAGCTGCACCAGCGTCGGCGGGATCCCCGTGACTCAATTGCTATCACAGCAACGGCTCGACGAAATCGTCGATCGCACTCGCACCGGCGGTGCCGAAATCGTCTCGCTGCTGAAGACTGGAAGCGCTTATTACGCACCAGCGGCCGCTTGCACTCAGATGGTCGAAGCGATCGTCAAAGACAAGAAACGCCTGATTCCCTGCGCTGCCTATTGTGACACCCAATACGGTGTTGGCGGATTTTACGTTGGTGTTCCTTGTATTTTGGGGAACGATGGCGTCGAGAAAATCATCGAATTGGAACTGACCTCGGAAGAAAAAACAAACTTCCAAAAGAGCGTCGACGCGGTCAAGAGTTTGGTCGCAACAATGGATGGTTTGTTGTCGGCATAGTTGCCATTGGACAAGCCGCCACGATTGCCGGCATGGTTTTTGTGGTCCGTGGAATCGGGATGTTAATCGCTGGCTCTTGGGGCGTCGAAGCGCTCGCGGGAACGACCAAGAGCGGCGATTTGATATCTAATCTTAGTGTTGACAGATACACGAAGGAAATCTAAAACGTTCCGATTCTCGCGAGCTGAATGGCCGTCCAGGCCTTTCCCTTTCTCGGTCCCCAGGACATGTCGACTATGAACCGTCTTTGGTCTGAAAACGCTTCGGCGAGTGGTAACTTCTCATGGGCAAAAAAGCAGCACTCGCAGTCCGCAGTGACGCTGGAAACCTGCGGCCGATCCTCCTTCTTCCTTCCCGTTCAATACGAACCCAATTACCAATACCCGCTGGTAATCTGGCTGCACAACGAAGGCAGCGATCAATCGCAGATGTCCAGTGTTGTTCCTGCCATCAGCATGCAGAACTACATCGGCGTCGGTGTCCGAGCGCCACGTGCCACCGATTCGCAGGGGCACGGTTTCTCATGGTTGCAGAGTGAATCGGGGATCGCGATCACCGAACAATCTCTGTTCGATGCGATCGATCTCGCCAGTACGCGTTACAACATCAATCGCGACCGGGTTTGCGTGGTTGGTTATCGCGAAGGGGGCACGATGGCTTTGCGAACCGCCTTGCGTCATCCCGCCGCCTTTGCTGGAGCGATCTCTTTGGGAGGCCGCTTTCCGACAGGCTCGCGTCCGCTGGCGAATCTCGCCGCGGCCCGCAAGTTGCCGATGATGATGGCCTTGGGAACCGACGAATCCACCTACCCCACCAACGATCTCTGCCGCGACCTGCGACATTTGCATGCCGCTCGGGTTGGATTGGATCTACGACAATACGATGTTCGCAACGAACTGCACCCGCAGATCCTCAGCGATGTGAACGAATGGATCATGGCGCTGATCACAGGAATCGACACGCTACGGACCGCGACGATGTGCGACACCGAACCGGTTGAGTTCTCCGCAAACTAAACAAAGCTCGAACTAGGCCTTTCATTGGACGAAACGACGGCCGAAAACGAAGTAACCGCCAAGCCGGTGAGTCCCTGGAGGATGGCCAGCATCGCGGTCCTCGCCCTGGTTGCGTTGGGTACCTTCGCGACTTTGTTCGCCACCTTCACCCAGCGCTCCGCTGTCAACGTGGATGCCACGCTCAAGCTTGCCCGGGAAGAATTCAACGAACGCCGTTGGAAGGTGGTCAGTTCCCTCACCAACGCGCTGACTGCCAGCCCCGATTGGACCGACGATCAGCGTCAACTGCACGCTTTTCTCGATGCCGCCGCCGCGGTCCAGCAAGCGTTCGAAGTGCCCGAACTCGACGCGCGACGCGTTCAGTTGAGCCAGGTCGTTGGCAAGCTGAAGCATGCCGAATTGATCGGATTCCCCAAGAGCTATGCCCGCGAAGGGACGCTGTTGCTGGCCCACGCGGACTATCGTACCGGTGATTTTGCGGGGGCTGCCAAGGGGTTTGAACAGGGCATCCAGAATCGTGTCGATGCGCAGCGGAAGTTCTTGCCACCGCTTGCCGATTCCCAATTGCGGTCAGCTGAGTATTCCTCCGCGGCGGCTTTGTCGACGATCGACAAATATCTGACGCTGCAGACGCTCGACAGCGTCGAACGCGCCGAAGGCAATTTGTTGCGAGCGAGAATTCTTCGCGAGCAAGGTGCCTGGGACGCCGCCCTTGCAGCAACCAAGCAGGCTGCGCTAGAGCCCAGTTTGGGAGCCAAGCCGCAGTTGGAGGTGACGAAGATTCAGCTGGGTCGGGCCTCGGAAATGATCCGCGAGCGCCGGCGGGGGGCCCCTGCTGCCAAAGCGCTTTCACCCGAAGCGCGGCAGATCATCGAAGACGCATTGGGGCAATTGGTTGAGATTGCGCGGACCGCTGATGAACGCTTGGGACTCGACGCGATGTTGGTCGCCGGTCAGGCGCAACGGTTGCTGGGGGAATATGACAAAGCTCTGGGGTTGTTTGGAGCGGTCCGTCAGAATCACGTCGACCCCGCAGTCTCTTTGGCGGGAGCGATCGAAGAGCTGGAGATCCTTGTGGATCATGGCACGGCCGAAGAGTGCATCGGGACATCGACGTATCTCGCCCGCGACTTGGGAGATCCGACCGGCTTCGATCCGCGGTTGATTTCGTTGGATGAATTCCGCCGCCGGCTGAGCAGCGTGGTCGATAATCTCCGCCGGCAGCAGCGTTTTGAAACCGCGATCGAAGTGACGCAGGAACTACGCCCGATTTTTGAGCCCGCCGATACGCTGCGGATGGAGGCGGCCAGCTATGCCGCTTGGGGAAAGTCGCACTTGGAACAAAACCTCCGCGCCGATTCCACTGCCGATCGGGCAACACTCGAACGCTCGAAAGAATTGCATGCCCTCGCCGGCAAAGCCTACGCTCAAGCTGCTGAGTTGTGGTTTACTTCGCCACAGTATCCCGACTTGTTGTGGGACGCGATTCAACAGTACGACCTCGGCCATTTGTACCAGCCCTGTTTGGATCTGCTGGAACCGTATTTGAAATATCAACGCCGCGATCAACTGCCGCAGGGGATGATCCTGCAGGCCAAAGCGCTGCTCGCGCTGCGCGACTTTGCGACCGCGATGCGGGTCTGCGACGCCTGTATCGCCGAGTTCCCGCGCGACAGCCTCTCTTACGAAGCGCGTATTTTGGCAGCCCAAGCGGCTCGCGAGCTGGGAGATGTTAGCGCCGCGCAAGCTTTTCTAGAGGCCAACCTGCACGATGGCTTGCTGGCTCCCGACAGCCGGGCTTGGCGCGATTCGTTGCTCGCGTTGGGGGAGTTGTTGTACGCCGAGGCGCTCGCAAATCACTTTGCCCTGACAACGCCCAAACCGAATCAAGCCACCCCGCCAATCGAAGATCAGGCTCCTTTGTATCGCAAAAACCAAGCGGTTTTCGATGCCGCCATCCGCCGGCTTGAAGAGGCGGACACGCGTTATCCCGGCCTTCGCGAATCGCGACGGGCGGTCTATCTGGCGGCGCAGGCGCATCGTTATGCCGCCGTTTGGCCCAAGTTGCGCGCCGAGATGGCCGACACGCTTGATTCCAGTCGCCGCGAACAAAATTTGATCCATTCCCAGCATCTGGCGGCGGCGGCGCAAACGTTCCGCAAACTGCGCTCCGACCTCAACAGCGTCAACGACGACGGTGCGCTGACCGATTTGGAGCAAGCGATGTTGCGGAACTGCTATTTGGGCGAAGCCGATGCGCTGCTGGGGCTGCGAAAATACGAAGACGCGATCACGGCGTACAGTGCGACGATCAATCGCTTCATCAACGAACCGATCGCGTTGGAGGCGTTGGTTCAACAATCGCGTTGCTTCGATGCCTTGGATCGCCAGTCCGACGTGCAACGGATCTTGAAACAAGCCCAACAGATTCTCGACCGCATTCCACCGGAATACGACGATCGCTTCGCGCAAACGACACGTTATGATCGAGCCGGATGGTCGCAGTTCCTGCAATGGCTGCTGAACGGTTGAGCGCCGCGCCGCTTTTATTCTCCCCCCTCCCCTTCTTTGCAATCGCGATGCTAACCCCATGACCTTGCACCCCCACGCCGATGCCGCCTCACGTCTGAGCCAGCTGGTCGACGAAAAGTTTCATTTGCTGGTCGCGCTGTTGGAGAAAGGGGAACAGCAACGGCAGATGATCGAGACGGGAGATGCCACGGCGCTACTGCATTTGCTAGCTGAAAAGCAGACCTTGATCAGCGATCTGCAGCGACTGCAGGATGCGATCTCCACGATCCAATTGGCGGGTGAACTGGTCTGGCCTTCGCCGGAGCTTCGCGGCCGTTGCCAAGCGGCGGCCCAGCAGTGCAACGCGTTGGGACAACAGGTTTTGGAGATGGAAGCGGTGTGTGAACGGCAAGCCACGACGCAGCGCGACGCGATGGCGAAACAAATTCAGGAATTTTCCAACTTTAATTCAAGATCTTCCAATTCTTATTCACTTGACGACGAGACTCACCTTGCTGAGTTCGACGAATCTTCGTAATCAAGCTTCTTGGATTCTCAATGCAAGGAGCAGCAGCGATGCCCAAGTTTCGAAAAGTGCCAGCGTGCTTGGCCGATGTCGTCCATCAAGTGATCAGTGATCTGGAGCTGGAACAGCGATTTTCGGTGGAAGTCGATATTCCGGGCGAGATTCCGATGCCGGCCCCGATGCGGCCGCTGGCTGAACTTGTCTGTGCGTTGACCGAACAAGCGACCGCGTCGATGGAAGTCGGGGGCGAATTGGCCTTCGTGGGCTGGGATTCTCCGGACGCTTGCGAACTGGAGATCGCCGACACGGGGCGCGGCGTTCTCGAACGGCAATGCACGCTTCCCGTGTCGACACAGTTGACCGGGGCGGAATTAAGCTGGCAAGACTGCGCTCAAGGCGGGGCAGCCGTCACCGTTCGGTTTGCCAAACAGCAGATCTGTCGACAAGCCGCTTAGTGGGCTCGGGAAGTTCAAGAGGTTCCGATGCTGAACATCTTTAATCAGACCACGTTACCGGCGTTGGAACAGAGCGCCATCTTTGCCCAGCGTCGGCACAATGTGCTGGCCGGTAACATGGCCAACATCGACACGCCCGGCTACCAGGCGCGGGACCTGTCGACCGAAGAATTTGAAACCGCGTTGGCCGAGGCGATTGAAGCGACGCGGAATCCGTCTCCCGGTTACAACCTGGGCGACGCCGCTGATGTCGATCCGATGGATGGTCCGCGGCGGGCGATGGAAAACCTGTTGTACCACGATGGCAGCGAAATCAATCTGGAACGCCAGGTTACCGAAATCGCCAAGAACCAAAACCTCCACAACACCGCGATTGCGTTGATGAAGAGTCAATTCGAGACGTTGCGTGTGGCGATCAGTGAACGTGTTTAATCAATCGAAACGAGGCAGCTAAATGATCTCCGCTTTAGACATCAGCACCAGCGCGCTGGTTGCCCAACGCGTCCGTTTGAACACGATTTCGGGCAACATCGCCAACATGTCGTCGCTCAAAGACGAAACCGGCAAAGCGGCACCGTACAAAGGACGCAGCGTGGTCTTCCAAACCGACAACTCGGTTTCGACCAACCCAGGCGTATCGGGAGTGAAAGTCGATTCGATCGAGATCAGCGATGCCGAACCAATCTATCGCTATCAACCTCAACATCCGTTGGCGATCAAAGAAGGCAAATATCAAGGTTACGTCGCCTATCCGAATATCGACATGACGACCCAGATGGTCGACGCCTTGGAAGCCACACGCTCCTACGAAGCGAATATCGGTGTCATGGAGATCACCAAAAATCTGGGGCGTGAAAGCCTTTCGATCATCGCCTAACGAGCGTTTGCGAATGAACCAAACCGGAGGTCCAACCTCGGGCCTCCCTTTTTGATATTCGACCGAACTTATGAACCCTGTCTCGCTGCGAATTCCAGCTCCACAACTGCCGCTCGCCCCGGCGGTTCCCGGTGCGCAACCAGCGGAACCGGGCTACAAGCAGTTTGCGGACCTATTGATCGAAGGGTTCCAAGAGGTAAACGCGACTCAAAACTCTGCCAACGCATCGGTGCACGACCTGTTGACGGGAAAAGATGTCGATCGGATCGAAGTGCTGACGTCGGTGCAAAAGGCCGATATGTCGTTCCGCTTGATGCAGCAGATCCGCAATAAATTGGTCGAAGCGTATCGCGAGATCAACCAGATGCAAATCTAATCCTCACGCCGCTCCATGCGTTGGGATGTTGTTTCATCACTAGTCCATTCACCTTCACGGCACCATGAACACCTTCGGCAACTTCTGGAATCAGATCCGCGACAACTTCACCGCCATGCCGCTGCAATCGCGGATGATCGCGGGGATGTTGGTGGCTGTGATCGTTGTCGGGGTGGGACTGTTGTTGAAGTCGGAAAGCTCCGAAGCAAAGCAGTATCTGTTTGGTGGGCGGTTGTTGACCGATGAGGATATTCGCAAGGCGGAGATCGCGTTTGGAAATGCGGAGCTGCGCGATTACGAATTTGTCGGCAGCCGGATCGCCGTTCCGGGAGAGACACGCGACGTCTATCTGCGGGCCTTGAGCGATGGGAACGCGATCCCTTTGGAAGAAGCCGCCGCGACGCAAGATGCACTTTATAATTCGAGTCCCTTCGCGTCGAACAATCTGTTGGAAAAACGGATCATGAAGGGGAAGGAGATCGATCTTTCCGGGCGGATCATGCAGTTTCCCGAAGTCCGCAAGGCTTCGGTCTTTTACGATTCCCAGCGGCAGGGATTTGCTTCCAAACCAAAACAATCGGCATCGATCGTGATCGTTCCCCACGGCAATGATCCGCTGTCCCCCTACACCAAAAAGGAGATTGCCGATCTCGTGCGGGCGGCCTTCGCTGGCATGGAAGCGTCCGACGTGACGGTCACCGATACCAATGCACGGGCTGCGACCGAAGATCCCTGGATCGATGAAAACAACCCACACTACCGCACCAAACGTCACTACGAACGCGCCTGGGAAACCAAAATCCGTCATGCGTTGGCGGGCTACGGAGCGCCGCGGGTCGTCGTCGACGTT from Rosistilla carotiformis includes the following:
- the mdh gene encoding malate dehydrogenase; the encoded protein is MKRAKITIIGAGNVGATCAHWCAAAELGDIVLLDIPATEDMPKGKALDLMQASPIMGFDSNIVGTTSYEDSRDSDVIVVTAGIPRKPGMSRDDLLATNAKIVSSVGEQIKATSPNAVVIVVSNPLDAMVQQMLKVTGFAPNKVVGQAGVLDTARYRAFLAMELGVSVEDISAMLMGGHGDTMVPIPSCTSVGGIPVTQLLSQQRLDEIVDRTRTGGAEIVSLLKTGSAYYAPAAACTQMVEAIVKDKKRLIPCAAYCDTQYGVGGFYVGVPCILGNDGVEKIIELELTSEEKTNFQKSVDAVKSLVATMDGLLSA
- a CDS encoding alpha/beta hydrolase, whose amino-acid sequence is MNRLWSENASASGNFSWAKKQHSQSAVTLETCGRSSFFLPVQYEPNYQYPLVIWLHNEGSDQSQMSSVVPAISMQNYIGVGVRAPRATDSQGHGFSWLQSESGIAITEQSLFDAIDLASTRYNINRDRVCVVGYREGGTMALRTALRHPAAFAGAISLGGRFPTGSRPLANLAAARKLPMMMALGTDESTYPTNDLCRDLRHLHAARVGLDLRQYDVRNELHPQILSDVNEWIMALITGIDTLRTATMCDTEPVEFSAN
- a CDS encoding tol-pal system YbgF family protein, whose product is MDETTAENEVTAKPVSPWRMASIAVLALVALGTFATLFATFTQRSAVNVDATLKLAREEFNERRWKVVSSLTNALTASPDWTDDQRQLHAFLDAAAAVQQAFEVPELDARRVQLSQVVGKLKHAELIGFPKSYAREGTLLLAHADYRTGDFAGAAKGFEQGIQNRVDAQRKFLPPLADSQLRSAEYSSAAALSTIDKYLTLQTLDSVERAEGNLLRARILREQGAWDAALAATKQAALEPSLGAKPQLEVTKIQLGRASEMIRERRRGAPAAKALSPEARQIIEDALGQLVEIARTADERLGLDAMLVAGQAQRLLGEYDKALGLFGAVRQNHVDPAVSLAGAIEELEILVDHGTAEECIGTSTYLARDLGDPTGFDPRLISLDEFRRRLSSVVDNLRRQQRFETAIEVTQELRPIFEPADTLRMEAASYAAWGKSHLEQNLRADSTADRATLERSKELHALAGKAYAQAAELWFTSPQYPDLLWDAIQQYDLGHLYQPCLDLLEPYLKYQRRDQLPQGMILQAKALLALRDFATAMRVCDACIAEFPRDSLSYEARILAAQAARELGDVSAAQAFLEANLHDGLLAPDSRAWRDSLLALGELLYAEALANHFALTTPKPNQATPPIEDQAPLYRKNQAVFDAAIRRLEEADTRYPGLRESRRAVYLAAQAHRYAAVWPKLRAEMADTLDSSRREQNLIHSQHLAAAAQTFRKLRSDLNSVNDDGALTDLEQAMLRNCYLGEADALLGLRKYEDAITAYSATINRFINEPIALEALVQQSRCFDALDRQSDVQRILKQAQQILDRIPPEYDDRFAQTTRYDRAGWSQFLQWLLNG
- the flgN gene encoding flagellar export chaperone FlgN — protein: MTLHPHADAASRLSQLVDEKFHLLVALLEKGEQQRQMIETGDATALLHLLAEKQTLISDLQRLQDAISTIQLAGELVWPSPELRGRCQAAAQQCNALGQQVLEMEAVCERQATTQRDAMAKQIQEFSNFNSRSSNSYSLDDETHLAEFDESS
- a CDS encoding ATPase, with protein sequence MPKFRKVPACLADVVHQVISDLELEQRFSVEVDIPGEIPMPAPMRPLAELVCALTEQATASMEVGGELAFVGWDSPDACELEIADTGRGVLERQCTLPVSTQLTGAELSWQDCAQGGAAVTVRFAKQQICRQAA
- a CDS encoding flagellar basal body rod protein FlgB, whose protein sequence is MLNIFNQTTLPALEQSAIFAQRRHNVLAGNMANIDTPGYQARDLSTEEFETALAEAIEATRNPSPGYNLGDAADVDPMDGPRRAMENLLYHDGSEINLERQVTEIAKNQNLHNTAIALMKSQFETLRVAISERV
- the flgC gene encoding flagellar basal body rod protein FlgC is translated as MISALDISTSALVAQRVRLNTISGNIANMSSLKDETGKAAPYKGRSVVFQTDNSVSTNPGVSGVKVDSIEISDAEPIYRYQPQHPLAIKEGKYQGYVAYPNIDMTTQMVDALEATRSYEANIGVMEITKNLGRESLSIIA
- the fliE gene encoding flagellar hook-basal body complex protein FliE, which produces MNPVSLRIPAPQLPLAPAVPGAQPAEPGYKQFADLLIEGFQEVNATQNSANASVHDLLTGKDVDRIEVLTSVQKADMSFRLMQQIRNKLVEAYREINQMQI